The Thunnus maccoyii chromosome 9, fThuMac1.1, whole genome shotgun sequence genome includes a region encoding these proteins:
- the LOC121904562 gene encoding 2-oxoglutarate and iron-dependent oxygenase domain-containing protein 2-like → MSNSSLRQICSLTLLRSPTSLQSSSRLLSCVAAATPVKKEEAAPRVYRFPVFEKSFCKELVEELEHFEQSSAPKGRPNTMNHYGILLNELGFDEGFITPLRQQYLHPLTSLLYPDCGGRCLDSHKAFVVKYDINEDVYLSYHYDNAEVTLNVSLGNDFTEGNLYFGDMRQVIICCNTVITASTVTATAVAA, encoded by the exons atgagTAACAGCTCGCTGAGACAGATCTGCTCTCTGACTCTCCTCAGGAGTCCGACCTCGCTCCAAAGTTCAAGCAGATTGTTGAGTTGTGTCGCAGCAGCGACGCCAGTGAAGAAGGAAGAAGCAG CTCCGAGGGTGTATCGCTTTCCTGTGTTTGAGAAGAGCTTCTGCAAGGAGCTGGTGGAGGAGCTGGAGCACTTTGAGCAGTCTTCAGCCCCTAAAGGAAGACCCAACACCATGAACCACTACGGG ATCCTCCTGAATGAACTGGGCTTTGACGAGGGCTTCATCACACCTCTTCGCCAGCAGTACCTGCATCCGCTCACCTCCCTGCTCTACCCGGACTGTGGGGGGCGCTGTCTGGACAGCCACAAGGCCTTTGTGGTCAAATATGACATAAATGAAGACGTGTACCTGAGCTACCACTATGACAACGCAGAGGTCACCCTCAATGTTTCCCTGGGCAACGACTTCACTGAGGGCAACCTTTACTTTGGTGATATGAGACAGGTGATCATATGCTGTAATACTGTCATTACTGCTAGTACTGTCACTGCCACAGCTGTCGCAGCATAA